The region AAAAGACGAGTTAGGACGCAAAATGAGCAAATCTTTGGGCAATGGTGTCGACCCTGTGCCTTTTATTCAAAAGTTTGGAGCAGACACGTTGAGATTTTCTCTAATCAATGGCGTTTCTATCGGTAACGATATGAAGTTTAACGCTAGTAAAGTCGAGAATACACGCAACTTTATGAACAAAATTTGGAACGCTAGTAGATTTGTGCTTATGAACTGCCTAGATAAAACTATTTTACCGCTAGAAAAATGCAAACTTAACCTTGCGGATAAATGGATACTATCAAAATTAAACAATCTTATCAAAGACGTAACTAAAAATATGGATAACTATGAACTCGGCATAGCTTCGACAATGCTATATGACTTTATGTGGAGCGAATTTTGCGATTGGTATATTGAGTTTAGCAAGCCCATACTGTATGGAACAGACGATATTGCTAGACAAAGCAATCTATCTGTACTTGTATATGTGCTTGATAAATTACTTAAAATGTTGCACCCCTTTATACCGTTTATTACCGAGAAAATTTATCAAGACTTGCCAAACGCTTCGGGTACGATTATGAACCAAACTTATCCTATCGCAAAGCGTAATTATTACAAAAAACAAGAGAATTTAATAGAAATCGTAAAAGACGCCGTAAGTAAAATTCGTTTTGTTCGAGCCGAAAATAAAGTTGCGCCGAGCAAGCGCATAAGGCTATTTATTAGTTTGAGCCTTGACTTAAACCCGCAAGATATCACTGCGTATATTGAAAAACTTACAAATTCGACGGTAAGTTATGTCAATGACTGTCAAGAAAACGGCGCTTCTTTGGTCACCACGCTAGGCGAGATATTTATTCCGTTAGGCGATATGGTCGATGTTGAAAAAGAAATAGCAAGAATAGAACAAGAAATAGAGAAGGCAAACGCCGAACTTACATTAGCGCAAGGAAAGCTATCTAATCAACGGTTTATCGATAAAGCCCCCGTAACTCTTGTTGAAGCCGAAAAACAAAAAGTTCAACATTACACCGAGATTATTGTAAAATTAACTGAAAAAAAGAACAATTTAGTTAATAACTAATAAAATTTCTTTAAAGAATTTTTACAAAAACAATAGGGTAGATAAATTTTATCTACCCTTATTTTTAAACCCTTTTACTGTTAAATAGTTTAAGATTGTTTTATTGATTAGAAGGAAAATGTTGATATAATTATCTTTTAAAAGGCAATAAATCTTCTTCGCTACAATATTTGTCGGTCATAGCTGTTTCTTCTAGTAAAATTGCTCTTGTAAGCGTGTTATAACCATATTTGGTTCTTATTTTGTCAACTGTTTCTTCAATTTTTTCGTATTTTGAAGGTAATTCGTCGTAAATACTTAATTGCTGTTTTATTTCGTTTACGCAAATAAGCTTGCTAGTAGATATTGTTATCGTGCGCATTGCCAAATCGACGTTTGGGTTATAAATATATTTTAGTAATTTGTAAGCGGTTTCGGCAATTAACCCTGCGGTGTAAGTAGGGGAAGACAAGGTTGTTTGGTGAACTCGGTGCGATAAATCATTAAAACGAATATTTATTTGTACAACGTTAGCTTTTAGTTTGTATCTTCTTAGCCGTGTCGCTACAAGTTCGCTTAAAGCGTATATTGTTTGTTTTGCCATAGTGAGGTTAGACATATCTATCTTTGTAGTCGTGCCGTGACCTACGCTTTTGATAGCGCTTTCTAGTCCGTTGATACTAACCGGGTCGTCGTCTAGTCCGCAGGCATATTTTTTTATTTTTGCGCCGTTGCTATCAAGATATTCGGCAAGCAAATTGTCGTTTGACAAGGCAAGTTCGCCTACTGTAAAAATATTAAGTTTATGTAGGGTTTGAGTTGTTTTTGGCCCTACCATAAGTAGAGATTCTACCGGCAGGGGATAGACAATTTGTTTGAAATTTTCTTTGCTAATTACCGTTGTTGCGTCGGGCTTTTTGAGGTCGCTACCTAGCTTTGCAAAGACTTTGTTGAATGACACTCCAACCGAAATTGTCAACCCAAGTTGTTGCTTAATATCGGCTCTAATGGCGTTTGCAGTCGCTTCGCCATTTTTGTTTGAACAAATATTTGTCAAGTCTAACCAACATTCGTCCATACCAAACCCTTCAACTTGATTAGTATAGTTGTTGTAGATGTTACGTGCCATTTGCGAATAACCAATATATTGTTCAAAGTTTGGTGGCACTACGACTAAATCTGGGCATTTTAATTGCGATTCCCATATTGCTTCGCCGGTAACTACGCCCATATTTTTTGCTAGTGTGTTTTTTGCTAGCACAATGCCGTGTCTATCCTCAGCGTTACCGCACACAGCTACGCATTTGCCGACTAAACTAGGGTTGAGCAAACATTCAACCGAAGCGTAGAAATTATTTAAATCACAATGAAGTATAACTCTATCCATATATAATATAGTAGAACTTTTGTTCTATTTTGTCAATGTAAAATTAACATATAATTTAATATCTATAATTTAATAATATTATTTTATGTGATTGACTCAATTTTAAAATTAAAAAAGCATTTGCTTAAAGAATTAAATAATTTAAAGTAAAATATAGATAGTAAAAACAGTAATCGAATATTAAATGATAAAAGCAATTTTGTAAAGAATAGCTATTCTTATGCTAAGCCGTTTTAAGTATTTTTTGTAAAATAGTTGTCAAGATAGCTCAAATGTGATATTATATCCTAGCTATTATATGCCGAAGTGGTGAAATGGCAGACGCGACGGACTCAAAATCCGTTCTTGGCAACAAGGTGCGGGTTCAAGTCCCGCCTTCGGCACCATCAATAGTGTTACAACTGTCCATTTTTTGGGTTAAATCTTGTTCGCAAAAGATACTTGCGATACGAGATTTAATTTCAATTTGGGTATCATTACCAACATTTGTCAAAATAACCTTGTCGATATACTTTCGGCAAAGGTTTTTTTGTTTTTCAGGGGAATAATCAAAAATATTTTTTAATTCCGGCATTTCAACTCGAATACAACTACTTTCGGTCTTTTGCGAAAGTTTTTTAATTTCTTTAATAAACAAAATATTTTTTATTTTAATATTGACATTAAGTATTTAATATGATAAATTGTATTTAATAATTACTTTATGATTATATATTGTAATTGTTTAAATTTTAATTATCAAGAAGGCGCTATACGAAAAAATTAAAAATTTATTAACTATATAGGTCACAGCATTTGTAATAATTGTTCTTAGACAAATAGTTATGCCCATATCATATAGCGATAGTATTATATTAAAAATCACTTTTAAGTGCAAATATTAATAATAACGCTACTAAAACAGTTTAGAATTAGTAGCTATAAATAAATTAAATTTGGAGGGAAAAACTATGGCGGAATCAAAAAATGCTAATGGCTCTCAAAGCGAAGCTGTTTCTAAATCTAGGTTCTCGGGTGGGGCGTTAGGATTACTTGGGGTAAATATCTTAACGTTTATTTGTAGCGCAATTACGCTAGGAATAGCTTACCCTTGGCTTGTGTGTTATAAACAGCGTTGGATAACAAAACACACCATAATAAATAACAAACAACTTACATTTGACGGTACTGGGGCTCAACTTATTGGGTCGTGGATTAAATGGATATTTTTCATAATAATAACCCTTGGAATATATTTCTTTTGGTTATCGATTAAGTTAGAACAATGGATCGCTAAACATACTTACTGCAAGCAAAGCCAAAAAAATCCTAATACTTCAAAATTTGACGGCGGAGTGTTAGGTTTGTTGGGCATTAACCTAGGTACTTTTTTTGGTATGGCTTTTACGTTTGGATTAGCTTTTCCTTGGTTAATTTGTTGGCGTCAAAATTGGAAAACATCGCATACCTATGTCGAGGGTAGCAAGCTTACGTTTGATGGCAAGGGGTTGCAATTATTTGGAAATTATATAAAATGGTTTTTGTTGACATTAATCACGCTAGGCATATATGGTTTTTGGCTAGCTGTCAATGTAATTAAGTGGAATACAAAACATACTTCGGCAAATTTTGGTAATGGCAATTTCACTCAAACTAACAGTGTTGACGAAGAACCGATGCCAGAAAGAGCAAAAAATACCCAAGAAGAAGTTACGGATATTCCAAAAAAACAAGAAACGGTTGACTTTACCAAATATTCTACAAAAAATGAGGTGAGCGTTTGCAAAAAGTGCGGTTTTCAAGCTCCTTCAACCGCTAAATTTTGTCCTAAGTGTGGCAACTCACTTTAAAAACACAAGAAATAATTTACGCTAGGTAAATTGCATCATTATTATGTTTTAAAATAGAACGGTATACGCCGTTCTATTTTTATATTCTTTATAAATAATTGATTACACAATATAAATATATTTAGCGTAAATTAGGTAAAAGCAGCCATATTTATTCGCTTGGCAAAATTGTAAAGAATATCTGGGTATAATTATAAAAATGTGGTATAATTTAACTATTAAATGTCTAACGAGGAGTAGTTTTAATTGCAAAGTAAATTTTTAATACAGGGAATGAGTTGTTCTGCGTGCAGTAGCCATATAGAAAAAGCATTGAGAAATAATCAATTTATAAATAGTTGCGTTGTAAGCCTTATGACAAACTCTATGTTAGTCGAATACGACAGCCAAAAGATAACAGTAGAAGATATTGCAGCTATTGTGGAAGAAAGCGGTTATAAGGCAATACTTGCCGACACAAATAAAGTTTCTTCTCAAACCGCCATTATTAAAAATAAAGAGAACACCTTGCAAAGAGTAGTAGTGTCTTTTATTTTTATGATACTTATTATGTATGTTGCAATGGGCTCTATGATAAATTTGCCTTTGCCAAGTTTTTTAGTCGGGGTAAACAATGCCGTTAGCTTTGCATTTGTTCAATTTTTGTTGGCTTTACCAGTTGTCTATATCAATAGAATTTATTTTATTTCTGGATTTAAGAAACTCTTTAAGTTGTCGCCAAATATGGATAGTTTAATTGCCGTCGGTTCGTCGGCGTCTTTAATTTATGGCATTGTAGCTATATTTATTATTAGTTTTAATTTAGGACAAGGTAATTTGCAAGTAGTAAGCCAATACGCTTCTAATTTGTATTTCGAATCGGCGGTTATGATATTGACTCTTGTCACCTTAGGCAAGTATTTTGAGGCAAAGTCAAAGAAAAAGACAACTCAATCTATAACAAAATTAATCAATCTTGTTCCAAAACAAGCTACCGTTATTAGAAACGGAGAAGAAAAGCGAATTTCAATCGATAATTTAGTAGTCGAAGATGTTTGCATTGTTTTTTCGGGCGAGAATATCCCTTGCGACGGAGAGATAATAGAGGGTTCAAGCTATGTCGACCAATCTATGATTACCGGCGAAAGTTTGCCGGTGCAAAAAAATATAGGCGACCAAGTCGTAGGCGGTACGGTAAATAAAAACGGATATATTAAGGTTATAGTCACAAAAGTAGGCAAAGACACTACCTTATCTAAAATTATCGAGTTGGTGGAAAATGCTAACGCAACCAAAGCGCCAATAGCAAAACTTGCCGATAAAATAGCCGGAATATTTGTTCCCACCGTAATTGCAATAGCCTTAGTCAGTCTAGTTGTGTGGTTAATAATAGGTCAAACATTTGAATTTGCTTTAAATATGGCAATTTCTGTGCTAGTTATATCCTGTCCTTGCGCATTAGGGCTTGCAACGCCTGTCGCTATTATGGTAGGAACGGGCAAAGGGGCAGAGAATGGCATACTTATCAAGTCGTCACAGGCATTAGAACTTGCTTGTAAAACCGATGTTGTCGTGCTTGATAAAACCGGCACAATTACATTAGGCAAACCCCAGGTTACCGATGTTTATAGTTTAAACTGCAATCAAGAGTATTTACAAATTGCTTTTTCAATCGAAAAATTAAGTCAGCACCCAATAGCTTTTGCCATTACCGAATATGGCAAAAATTTAGGTTTAACCGCATTGCCAGTTACCGATTTTAAACTTCACGAAGGTCTAGGCGTATCGGGAACAATTAATCATAAGACATATTACATCGGCAATTACGAGTTTGCTAAACAAACCTTTGCCGAAATTAATATTAAAGACACCGTTGACGAATATTCTTTTCAAGCTAAAACTCCGCTGATAGTTGTTACAAAGGACGCTTTTTTGGGGCTGATATGCGTTGCCGACCCTATACGAAATACAAGCAAGGTGGCAATTTCACAGTTAAAAAAACTTAAACTAGATGTTGTTATGCTTTCGGGCGATAATCAACGAGTAGCGCAAGCAATCGCAAAGCAAGTTGGCATAACAAATGTAGTTGCCGACGTATTGCCAAACGGCAAAGACGACGTTATAATAGACTTGCAGAATAAGGGCAAACGAGTTATGTTTGTCGGCGATGGTATGAATGATGCGCCCTCTCTTGCAAGGGCTGACGTAGGGGTTGCGATAGGGGCGGGTACTGATATTGCCATAGATAGCGCCGATGTCGTGTTAATTAAGAACGACCTTCAAGATATTGTAACTTTGATTAAACTTAGCAAAAAAACTATTCTTAATGTAAAAGAGAATTTGTTTTGGGCATTTTTCTATAATTGTTTAGGTATTCCTCTTGCCTCAGGTATGTTTTACTGGCTGTTTATGCTAAAACTTAACCCAATGATAGCGTCGCTAGCGATGAGTCTTTCTAGCATTTGCGTTGTGGCTAACGCTTTAAGATTAAAATTTTTTAAACCCGATAATAATCAAGGAGAAGATATGAATCAAATTATAGTAAGTATTAATGGAATGAGTTGTTCGCATTGTTCGGCAAAGGTCGAAGAATCTTTAAATAAAGTCGATGGCGTTACGGCTTGTGTCAATTTAAAAAAGAAAATAGCCGTTGTCACTTATGTTAAAGAAGTAGAAGATAGCGTAATTATTGACGTTATACAAAATGCCGGCTACGAAGTGACTAAAATCGAGAGAAAGTAAATAATTATTCGATTAACGTGTGAAAATATAATATAAAGACTTGTTTAAGCTATATTTTTTTGTTACAATAGATATGTTCCTAAGGCGCATAAGCTTTAAAATATAGTTAAAATATATTTAACAAAATTTTATTGGCTCAACAAACTGACAAAATACAAGTTGAGTTTTACCGTCGTTAATCATATTAAAACTAATTTTAGCGTTTTAAACTAAATAGTAGCTTTTTGTTGACAAAATTGAGCTGGGGGTGCTTAGTGATGAATTCTAAAATAGTAAGGTTTAAAAATAAATGTCGAGATAAATTAGGAAAAAATAAGCATTGGATATTGTTGCTCCTTACCTTATTGTTAACTCTACTAATAGTACTTGTTTCCATTAATGTAAGCGAAATTAGAATAAACAACGAAAGAAATGCAATTTTTGAAACTAAATGGCGACATCTTGATAGCGGAGAAACGACGCTCATTTCTTTGCCTGCCGAAATAAATGTTTCAAAAAATAGTCCTATTATTTTAACTAATACTTTGCCAAACGAAATAATCGACGGCGTGACTATTCTAGTTACTACCGTTCAGCAAGACGTTAGATTATATGTCAACGACAAGTTAATCTACACCACCTTTATACAAGGCGAATCTAATCCAACTAGCGCTGTCCATTTAGTTAGATTGCCCATTGATTCTGCCGGCGCAGAAATAAAGGTTATATTAAGTTCGCCATATAGCCATTATTCTGGCGCAATTAGTCAAATATACATAGGTAGCAAAGCGGCGAATATGTTTTTTTTGGTCAAACATAATAGCTTTCAATTTATTATTGGATTTTTACTAAATTTTGTTGGAATATTGTTAACCGCATTGCTTGTTTTTTCTAAAACAAATATTCGTAAAGCTCCGGTTATCTACTTAGGCGCATTTTTTGTTGTTGCGGGTTTTTGGCTAATGACGCAGAGCAAGTTGCTTCAATTTATTTTTCCTTTTCCAACGGCGATTACGCTTGCAAGTATTTTTTCGTTAACGCTTTGGCCGGTATTTTTAGGATTTTATTTGCATTATAAAATGTATGGTAGAAAGCTAAAACTAATACAAAAATATATTAGTATCTTTTCGGGCGTATTGAGTATTATTTACGCTGTTATTATATGTTTTAGTCCATCGATTTCTATTAAAGTTTTTCCTACTTATGTAATTATCCTATCGCTTATTGCAATTACCGAAGCTTTTCTTGTAATTATAGAATGTGTTAAAACAAAAACTTTTTTTGCTGTTTTTGTCTTTGGCATCGTAGGGCTAGCCACTTGTGTTTTAATTCAATTTGTTTTATTTTTAACTAACTTAATTAAATATGATAGTTCGCTTTTGCTTACGATAGGATTGTTTGTCTTTTGCTTAGCTATGCTATTTGATTCGATACACCGCTTTTCAAGAGTATATCAAAACTCTAATA is a window of Clostridia bacterium DNA encoding:
- a CDS encoding DNA polymerase IV, whose translation is MDRVILHCDLNNFYASVECLLNPSLVGKCVAVCGNAEDRHGIVLAKNTLAKNMGVVTGEAIWESQLKCPDLVVVPPNFEQYIGYSQMARNIYNNYTNQVEGFGMDECWLDLTNICSNKNGEATANAIRADIKQQLGLTISVGVSFNKVFAKLGSDLKKPDATTVISKENFKQIVYPLPVESLLMVGPKTTQTLHKLNIFTVGELALSNDNLLAEYLDSNGAKIKKYACGLDDDPVSINGLESAIKSVGHGTTTKIDMSNLTMAKQTIYALSELVATRLRRYKLKANVVQINIRFNDLSHRVHQTTLSSPTYTAGLIAETAYKLLKYIYNPNVDLAMRTITISTSKLICVNEIKQQLSIYDELPSKYEKIEETVDKIRTKYGYNTLTRAILLEETAMTDKYCSEEDLLPFKR
- a CDS encoding zinc-ribbon domain-containing protein — its product is MPERAKNTQEEVTDIPKKQETVDFTKYSTKNEVSVCKKCGFQAPSTAKFCPKCGNSL
- a CDS encoding heavy metal translocating P-type ATPase produces the protein MQSKFLIQGMSCSACSSHIEKALRNNQFINSCVVSLMTNSMLVEYDSQKITVEDIAAIVEESGYKAILADTNKVSSQTAIIKNKENTLQRVVVSFIFMILIMYVAMGSMINLPLPSFLVGVNNAVSFAFVQFLLALPVVYINRIYFISGFKKLFKLSPNMDSLIAVGSSASLIYGIVAIFIISFNLGQGNLQVVSQYASNLYFESAVMILTLVTLGKYFEAKSKKKTTQSITKLINLVPKQATVIRNGEEKRISIDNLVVEDVCIVFSGENIPCDGEIIEGSSYVDQSMITGESLPVQKNIGDQVVGGTVNKNGYIKVIVTKVGKDTTLSKIIELVENANATKAPIAKLADKIAGIFVPTVIAIALVSLVVWLIIGQTFEFALNMAISVLVISCPCALGLATPVAIMVGTGKGAENGILIKSSQALELACKTDVVVLDKTGTITLGKPQVTDVYSLNCNQEYLQIAFSIEKLSQHPIAFAITEYGKNLGLTALPVTDFKLHEGLGVSGTINHKTYYIGNYEFAKQTFAEINIKDTVDEYSFQAKTPLIVVTKDAFLGLICVADPIRNTSKVAISQLKKLKLDVVMLSGDNQRVAQAIAKQVGITNVVADVLPNGKDDVIIDLQNKGKRVMFVGDGMNDAPSLARADVGVAIGAGTDIAIDSADVVLIKNDLQDIVTLIKLSKKTILNVKENLFWAFFYNCLGIPLASGMFYWLFMLKLNPMIASLAMSLSSICVVANALRLKFFKPDNNQGEDMNQIIVSINGMSCSHCSAKVEESLNKVDGVTACVNLKKKIAVVTYVKEVEDSVIIDVIQNAGYEVTKIERK
- a CDS encoding diguanylate cyclase; amino-acid sequence: MNSKIVRFKNKCRDKLGKNKHWILLLLTLLLTLLIVLVSINVSEIRINNERNAIFETKWRHLDSGETTLISLPAEINVSKNSPIILTNTLPNEIIDGVTILVTTVQQDVRLYVNDKLIYTTFIQGESNPTSAVHLVRLPIDSAGAEIKVILSSPYSHYSGAISQIYIGSKAANMFFLVKHNSFQFIIGFLLNFVGILLTALLVFSKTNIRKAPVIYLGAFFVVAGFWLMTQSKLLQFIFPFPTAITLASIFSLTLWPVFLGFYLHYKMYGRKLKLIQKYISIFSGVLSIIYAVIICFSPSISIKVFPTYVIILSLIAITEAFLVIIECVKTKTFFAVFVFGIVGLATCVLIQFVLFLTNLIKYDSSLLLTIGLFVFCLAMLFDSIHRFSRVYQNSNRADTLSLLAYTDGLTGVKNRTAFLERVNGFNINTVNAVSVIMFDINNLKVINDSLGHFAGDTLLLHCVDVIKKCLQPSDTLYRVGGDEFVAIILHSQDLDLEDYELHFEEKFEQEIKKSPEYQLNIAYGFATYSSLDRGLCDTVTRADEKMYLCKKKQKEIAENSDLS